The Triticum aestivum cultivar Chinese Spring chromosome 3A, IWGSC CS RefSeq v2.1, whole genome shotgun sequence genome includes a region encoding these proteins:
- the LOC123063451 gene encoding scarecrow-like protein 3: protein MVHQDEGSSSSVTSSPLQNFSNMPLHPHPGAGATPPWMLRELRSDERGLCLIHLLLNCAAAASAGRLDAANAALEHIATLAAPDGDAMQRVAAAFAEALARRALRAWPGLCRALLLPRAGPTPAEVAVARRHFLDLCPFLRLAGAAANQAILEAMESEKIVHVIDLGGADSTQWLELLHLLAARPEGPPHFRLTAVHEHKDLLSQTAMALTKEAERLDVPFQFNPVVSRLDALDVESLRVKTGEALAISSSLQLHRLLATDDDTSSAAPADKERRRSSPDSSGLLSPSTSRADAFLGALWGLSPKVMVVCEQEASHNTAGLTERFVEALNYYAALFDCLEVGAARGSVERARVERWLLGEEIKNIVACDGADRRERHERLDRWAARMEGAGFGRVPLSYYALLQARRAAQGLGCDGFKVREEKGTFFLCWQDRALFSVSAWRGRRFD from the coding sequence ATGGTCCACCAGGacgaaggctcctcctcgtcggTCACCTCCTCCCCGCTCCAGAACTTCTCCAACATGCCGCTCCACCCGCACCCTGGCGCCGGCGCCACGCCGCCCTGGATGCTCCGGGAGCTCCGCTCCGACGAGCGCGGCCTCTGCCTCATCCACCTCCTGCtcaactgcgccgccgccgcctccgccggccggCTCGACGCCGCCAACGCCGCGCTCGAGCACATCGCGACCCTGGCCGCGCCCGACGGcgacgccatgcagcgcgtcgccgccgccttcgcggAGGCGCTGGCCCGGCGCGCGCTCCGTGCGTGGCCCGGCCTCTGCCGGGCGCTGCTCCTGCCCCGCGCGGGCCCCACGCCGGCCGAGGTCGCCGTCGCGCGTCGCCACTTCCTCGACCTCTGCCCCTTCCTCCGCCTCGCCGGGGCAGCTGCCAACCAGGCGATCCTCGAGGCGATGGAGTCGGAGAAGATCGTCCACGTCATCGACCTCGGCGGCGCCGACTCCACGCAGTGGCTCGAGCTGCTCCACCTCCTCGCCGCGCGCCCCGAGGGCCCGCCCCACTTCCGCCTCACCGCCGTGCACGAGCACAAGGACCTGCTCTCGCAGACGGCCATGGCGCTCACCAAGGAGGCGGAGCGGCTGGACGTGCCGTTCCAGTTCAACCCGGTGGTGTCCCGCCTGGACGCGCTGGACGTGGAGTCCCTCCGCGTGAAGACCGGCGAGGCGCTGGCCATCAGCTCCAGCCTGCAGCTCCACCGCCTGCTCGCCACCGACGACGacacctcctccgccgccccagccGACAAGGAGCGGCGTCGGAGCAGCCCGGACTCGTCGGGGCTGCTGTCCCCGTCCACCTCGCGGGCGGACGCGTTCCTGGGCGCGCTGTGGGGGCTGTCGCCCAAGGTGATGGTGGTTTGCGAGCAGGAGGCGAGCCACAACACGGCGGGGCTGACGGAGCGGTTCGTGGAGGCGCTCAACTACTACGCGGCGCTGTTCGACTGCCTGGAGGTGGGCGCGGCGCGCGGGTCCGTggagcgcgcgcgcgtcgagcGGTGGCTCCTGGGCGAGGAGATCAAGAACATCGTGGCCTGCGACGGCGCGGACCGCCGCGAGCGGCACGAGCGGCTGGACCGCTGGGCGGCGCGCATGGAGGGCGCCGGCTTCGGGCGCGTCCCGCTGAGCTACTACGCGCTGCTGCAGGCCCGCCGGGCGGCGCAGGGGCTGGGCTGCGACGGCTTCAAGGTCCGCGAGGAGAAGGGCACCTTCTTCCTGTGCTGGCAGGACCGCGCCCTCTTCTCCGTCTCCGCCTGGCGCGGCCGCCGCTTCGACTga